The bacterium genome window below encodes:
- a CDS encoding 3-isopropylmalate dehydrogenase: protein MHKIAVIPGDGVGPEVIREGLKVLEAVAEVTALKYELINYDFGGERYLRTGEVLPDSALNELKQMSAIYLGAIGHPDVKPGILEQGLLLKIRFGLDQYINLRPIKLYPGVYTPIKDKGPEEIDFIVVRENTECLYIGIGGFLKKNTSDEVAVQEMLYTRKGVERCIRYAYELARTTKRKKLTLVDKSNVLTYGHDLWQRVFKEVGEEYPEVTKDHAYVDACCMWMVKNPEWFDVIVTCNMFGDIITDLGAMVQGGMGIAAGGNINPQGVSMFEPIHGSAPKYTNKNQINPLATILSLQMMLNNLGEKKAATLVENAIIKLLSSGLIKNMSAGKMGMSTSEVGDMVAKFVK from the coding sequence CAGGAGATGGAGTTGGCCCTGAAGTAATAAGAGAAGGACTAAAGGTATTAGAAGCAGTTGCAGAGGTAACTGCTCTCAAGTATGAATTGATAAATTATGATTTTGGTGGAGAGCGATATTTACGAACAGGTGAGGTATTGCCTGATTCTGCCTTGAATGAACTCAAACAGATGTCGGCGATTTATCTGGGTGCCATTGGTCATCCAGATGTTAAACCAGGCATCCTTGAGCAAGGATTATTGCTTAAAATTAGATTTGGATTAGACCAATATATTAATTTAAGACCGATTAAATTATATCCGGGTGTCTATACCCCAATTAAAGATAAAGGACCAGAGGAGATTGATTTTATCGTAGTTCGCGAAAATACTGAATGTCTTTATATTGGCATAGGTGGATTTTTAAAGAAAAATACCAGTGATGAAGTGGCTGTTCAAGAGATGCTCTATACCCGCAAAGGGGTAGAAAGGTGCATCAGGTATGCCTATGAATTAGCCAGGACGACAAAGAGAAAAAAACTTACATTAGTCGATAAATCAAATGTCCTGACCTATGGTCATGACCTCTGGCAACGAGTATTTAAAGAGGTTGGGGAGGAATATCCAGAGGTAACTAAAGACCATGCCTATGTTGATGCTTGCTGTATGTGGATGGTGAAAAATCCAGAATGGTTTGATGTCATCGTTACCTGTAATATGTTTGGGGATATTATTACAGATTTAGGGGCGATGGTTCAAGGTGGAATGGGAATAGCGGCAGGAGGAAATATCAATCCTCAGGGTGTTTCTATGTTTGAGCCTATTCATGGTTCTGCCCCGAAATATACCAACAAAAATCAAATTAATCCATTAGCCACTATCTTAAGTCTCCAGATGATGTTAAATAATCTTGGTGAAAAAAAAGCGGCAACATTGGTTGAAAATGCTATCATTAAACTTCTCTCCTCCGGACTTATCAAAAATATGTCTGCCGGTAAAATGGGTATGTCAACATCTGAAGTTGGGGATATGGTAGCTAAGTTCGTTAAGTAA